A genomic stretch from Hemicordylus capensis ecotype Gifberg chromosome 1, rHemCap1.1.pri, whole genome shotgun sequence includes:
- the GLO1 gene encoding lactoylglutathione lyase isoform X1: protein MDRFHRCLLNFPPPAIAPYILIPHDSRRLSDSQKWIFGGPGDYRWKEWMTKSHYDFLLQQTMLRIKDPKRSLEFYTRVLGMTLLQKCDFPTMKFSLYFLAYEDKNDIPKDAKEKAAWTFSRKATLELTHNWGTENDENQAYHNGNSDPRGFGHIGIAVPDVNAACKRFEELGVKFVKKPDDGKMKGLAFIQDPDGYWIEILNPNHMVTLI from the exons ATGGATAGGTTCCACAGGTGTCTGCTGAATTTCCCTCCTCCTGCTATAGCCCCTTACATCCTCATTCCACATGATTCTAGAAGGTTATCTGACTCTCAAAAGTGGATTTTTGGTGGCCCAGGGGACTACAGATGGAAGGAGTGGATGACAAAGTCCCACTAT GATTTCCTGTTGCAGCAAACAATGCTAAGAATAAAAGATCCTAAAAGGTCACTGGAGTTTTATACTAGAGTGCTTGGAATGAC ACTACTCCAAAAGTGTGATTTCCCTACTATGAAGTTCTCCCTCTACTTCTTGGCTTATGAAGATAAAAATGATATTCCAAAAGATGCAAAAGAGAAAGCAGCATGGACTTTTTCTAGAAAGGCCACACTAGAGTTGACACA CAACTGGGGTACTGAAAATGATGAGAACCAGGCTTACCACAATGGCAATTCAGATCCCCGAGGATTTG GTCACATTGGAATTGCTGTCCCTGACGTAAATGCAGCTTGTAAAAGATTTGAGGAGCTAGGAGTGAAATTTGTCAAAAAACCAGATGACG GTAAAATGAAAGGACTAGCTTTTATCCAGGATCCGGATGGCTACTGGATTGAAATCCTGAATCCTAATCATATGGTGACTCTAATTTAG
- the GLO1 gene encoding lactoylglutathione lyase isoform X3 → MERREREKGLPRCTESNSSSDFLLQQTMLRIKDPKRSLEFYTRVLGMTLLQKCDFPTMKFSLYFLAYEDKNDIPKDAKEKAAWTFSRKATLELTHNWGTENDENQAYHNGNSDPRGFGHIGIAVPDVNAACKRFEELGVKFVKKPDDGKMKGLAFIQDPDGYWIEILNPNHMVTLI, encoded by the exons gagagagagaaaagggactgCCCCGCTGTACAGAAAGCAACTCCTCGTCG GATTTCCTGTTGCAGCAAACAATGCTAAGAATAAAAGATCCTAAAAGGTCACTGGAGTTTTATACTAGAGTGCTTGGAATGAC ACTACTCCAAAAGTGTGATTTCCCTACTATGAAGTTCTCCCTCTACTTCTTGGCTTATGAAGATAAAAATGATATTCCAAAAGATGCAAAAGAGAAAGCAGCATGGACTTTTTCTAGAAAGGCCACACTAGAGTTGACACA CAACTGGGGTACTGAAAATGATGAGAACCAGGCTTACCACAATGGCAATTCAGATCCCCGAGGATTTG GTCACATTGGAATTGCTGTCCCTGACGTAAATGCAGCTTGTAAAAGATTTGAGGAGCTAGGAGTGAAATTTGTCAAAAAACCAGATGACG GTAAAATGAAAGGACTAGCTTTTATCCAGGATCCGGATGGCTACTGGATTGAAATCCTGAATCCTAATCATATGGTGACTCTAATTTAG
- the GLO1 gene encoding lactoylglutathione lyase isoform X4 — protein sequence MQDFLLQQTMLRIKDPKRSLEFYTRVLGMTLLQKCDFPTMKFSLYFLAYEDKNDIPKDAKEKAAWTFSRKATLELTHNWGTENDENQAYHNGNSDPRGFGHIGIAVPDVNAACKRFEELGVKFVKKPDDGKMKGLAFIQDPDGYWIEILNPNHMVTLI from the exons ATGCAA GATTTCCTGTTGCAGCAAACAATGCTAAGAATAAAAGATCCTAAAAGGTCACTGGAGTTTTATACTAGAGTGCTTGGAATGAC ACTACTCCAAAAGTGTGATTTCCCTACTATGAAGTTCTCCCTCTACTTCTTGGCTTATGAAGATAAAAATGATATTCCAAAAGATGCAAAAGAGAAAGCAGCATGGACTTTTTCTAGAAAGGCCACACTAGAGTTGACACA CAACTGGGGTACTGAAAATGATGAGAACCAGGCTTACCACAATGGCAATTCAGATCCCCGAGGATTTG GTCACATTGGAATTGCTGTCCCTGACGTAAATGCAGCTTGTAAAAGATTTGAGGAGCTAGGAGTGAAATTTGTCAAAAAACCAGATGACG GTAAAATGAAAGGACTAGCTTTTATCCAGGATCCGGATGGCTACTGGATTGAAATCCTGAATCCTAATCATATGGTGACTCTAATTTAG